In the Triticum aestivum cultivar Chinese Spring chromosome 2B, IWGSC CS RefSeq v2.1, whole genome shotgun sequence genome, aaatttgctactgtcctacaaacctgtgcacttgtaggcccaacaacgtctacaagaagaaggttgtgtagtagacatcacgcggtCACCACCATCGCGGTCACCACGGCCACCGCCAGGGTGCGGAGGCGGCGGGGGAGGAGCGACCGGGGCGCCAGCAGGGGCGCCAGCAGGGGCGCGATCCGTACGATTTGGCGTGGCACGGCCACCCGTGCTGGAGCTGGCACCCGGGGCGCCGCCACTCTGCAGGGCGAACGCGGAGGCGCTTTCTTCAGCCGCGTGGTGCTCCTGGGATTCTTCGGCAAGGACGACCCGGGAGAGGACGGTGTCGAAAGGCAAGTCCTGATCGCCGAGGACCACCCGGATCGTGTCGAGCCACTTGTCGAGGCCATGGAGGAACTGGGTGGTGAGGTCGACCTCGGTAACGGCGCGGTCGATGTCGGCGAGAGCGTCGGTGAGGAGTTTCATCCGGCAAGCGTACTTGGAGACGGACAGATCACCTTGCTTGAGGTTGCGGTACTTGCGGTTGAGAATCATGAAGCGAGCTGCGCGATTTGCGAGGAAGTAGTCGCGGATCTTGTTCCAGAGGGCGAAGTAGTCATGGCGCCACCGACGTGATCACACATGGTGTCCGAGAGGGTGGCATAGATCCACAGAACAACATGAGAATCGAGCTCGCGGTAGGTGGCAGAAGCATTGGGTGGGGGCGGGTGTTCAACGAGGTAGGAGACGCCGTAGCGGATGAGGACCATGAGGAAGAATGTTTTCCATTTGTGATAATTGTGATCGGCGGGGTTGAGAAGAAACTTTATGTGGTTTGTGATGTGATCCAGGAAGATGGGGTTGCGGGGAGCGGGCGCCGGAGGAGCAGGAGGGACGGCGGTGGTGTACAGGGGAGCAAACTGAGTACCTGTGGCGGGGGAGGAGCCGTTGACGAGAGAGGGAGAAGTGCCGAAAACGAACGGCGGAGAGGAGGCAGTGGAGGTGGCCGCGGCAGGCGCcgtcgaggaggaggagaggtcgccgggggaggtggcggagctcgtagcggcggcggtggagggagaGGAGGCCATGGTTCGCCTGGTAAACGGATACCAAGTTGGACAGATCGATTCTGTATTCACTGAATGATTGAGTTACAAAGTACACATACATATATCCCCTCAGGGAGAGAGAGGCAGCGCTCCTGAAAATGTGGCACGCAGGCCACGAGCGTTGCTCGATCCTACAATCTAGGAATGGACTCGGTTTACATGACTAACGTTACAATGCACAAGTACATGGTTTAACACCCTTTTGATGCCTGGGTCACTAGCGAGGAAATAAGAAGCGGAGCAGAGTTGTTTATCTCTTGGCCTCTTTCTTCTCGCAGGCCACCTGACCGAGCTGGATGTAGTCATCGTCATGGACCTAAGTATTTGGGACTAGACATCGTCGACGGCGGCCGCTAAACGTCCTACCAAAAACTATTTAGAAGGTGGCGATACGACTAGGGACGGAAGATCTTAGTTTTTGGTACGACGTTTTTGGACCGAAGGATGGGTGAGCCCTGCTACACATAAGATAGTTTCATTCAATATGATTCCAGTACGACAGAAAATAGCAGCCATCACATCTGTTCCGtgggggaaatatcatgtgctaccGTCCATGGGGTGATACACTGCTGCAGGACCACTGCATGCAAAGCACACGATGAATTCATTAATATCACTCCGTCCGAAAATGcttatcatcaaaatggataaaaaagatacatctagatgtattttagttctaaatacatcactctttatccattttgatgacaagtattttcggacggaggaagtatatttATGACATATACCCCATTGAACATTTGCATCTTGCCACCTACAGAAGCATGTCTTTGCAATCTCTGCTCCAGACCCCTGTTCTCGATTTCTCACACCAGCATGATGGATTTTCATATAAGCGCCAGCATGTAGTATGACGAGTATCTTGTCTtgtcagctactccctccgttcggaatacttgtctcgaaaatagatgtatctaaaactaaaatacatctagatacatccatttctgcgataagtaattccgaacggagggagtacctattgACTGTTGACTGATGAGGTTCTTCTCAATATACAACCCATTAACGGTGGTGCAAAGGGCGCACTCTCGCGCTAGCCACGTCATCACAAGAAGACAAAAAAAAGGTCCACGCTCCCGCACAGCTCGCTCGATCCCCTTTCTCCTCTTgctttcccctctctctccacaaaacactgctgccgctgccgccaccgccgattCCTCCTGGGCATGGGCGTCTCCGGCGCCGCCATCAATAGACGGGACTCCACCTCGCCCCACTCTACCGATTTCCCGCCCTAGCCGCTGCTCTACGCCCCCGCTTGCGCCCGCACAGATAACCCTAGAGAGAGGTCGTAGGGGAGGGCGGAGAAGAGGtcatgggggaggaagaagaggaggacatGGAGGCCACGGGCGCAAGTCTGTCAAGTGCGCTCATTCCCGAGCTCCAGACCATTCCACGAGCGCACTTGATGCGAAGACCAGCTCCAGACCACTCTACGCCCCCTCATTCCCGAAGTTGGTCTTCGCATCAAGTGCGCTCGCTCCGCCTCTGCTTCCAGCGACCACGCCCGCCACAGTCTGGTGAGCTTCTTCTCCTGTTATATTCCTGTACCATTTGGTGGCCTCTCTCCCTTCCCATTTGAGGAGAGGAGTCAAGTACTGGCTAGGTTTTTGTAAATAGGTTGTTGGTTTCTTCTCGTGGAGTAGATTCTTAGGTCTAGCTAGGTTCTAAATAAATTTTGGGTTAGTCTTGTTATGTTGGTCCCTTGCTGTCCTGGAGATTTGGATCTAGCTAGGTTTTTACATAGTATGTATTTGTGATAATTGACTACAACAAGACACTTGAAAGTAAATCTAATTCTAAGAGAATGTTTTGTACAACCTGCCATGCGTCTGCAATTAACAAGAATGAAACTACGAACATGCTATATAGATTTGGCCATTTTCTTTTTTGCATAACTGATTTCCTATGACGTTGGCTGTACTGTTGTTCAAGTAAGTATTAAGAGCAGTACGTACTTGTTTCCTATCAAACTGCATCTACCAAGCACTGTACATTTCCCTATTCTCTGTTCTCTGCCAAAAACAGAATAAATTTAGGCTTAAGGCCTGTTCGGAGTCCCTCCGGCTCCACGACTCCGCTCCCGGAGCGGACGAAGCAGTAGCTTAAAATGTTGGAGCGAGCAAACAGCAGCTCCACAGATCTTGGTATTTCAAGGAGCGGTGGTTTGCCGAACAGGCCCTTACTATCTAACAATAATTCTTCTGTCCATTTGAAGTGTTGTGATTTCCAAACTGAATATTTTAGCATATTATTTTCACCAAGCATGATGTGATATTGTAGAGTTTTAGGATGATGTGAAGCTCATGGCTGCCATGAACCGACAAGCTTATAGATTCTCTTTCTCCTGGTCAAGGCAATTGCAATTACTCATGTGGTTGTATAATGCAATATTTTACAGTCACACATATCCAGTTGGAATGCTATGGCAGGGTTATTAGCCACGCATGAGGCCTTTTGTCTTCTTAAAAACTATTTGTTTGGAATGATTGACGTGCCGCACTGTAAGACCCCTCAACAGTTCTCAATCCCGTGTTTGCTCGTACCGATTGCCAGATTCACGCTCCTAGAGGATGTGAACGACAGTGACATCCTGATGCAGGAGTAGCAGCGACGACGGCTGGTGAGCAGCAACCTGAAGTGCCGGCGTTAAGTGCGGATGGCCAGATCTGTGCGGCGGAGGGCGTGGTCGATGCTGGGATGGAGGTCTTGCTGCCGGCCTCCAAGCAGTCGGTAGGCGCAATGGATCCTAATGCTCCAGGCTGGATCAAAAGGTATGTCGATTTGCAGTGTTACTTGCTCATTGTGACTAAAAACTGGACTTATTAGTGTAGGCATAAACATTGCGGgtgaatagctcccatgcgacgtcgttggtgTGAACTGTCTCTCATGTGACGTCATTGGCTGTAATAGCTTGCATGCGACATCTTCGTTGGaaaaaatagctcccatgcgacacaCCATTTACGCGGCTAGTTGGCTGTCCGTTAGGCTGAGATTTGGTTAGGACACTGGGGGTTATGTGCTCTGACTGGTGGGGTCCACCTATGGCCACGTAGTCAAGAGTCAACCGTCCACGACTCGACCGGTGACTGTGTGACCGTGCTCGACTCGCCCGTGCTGGACTGGGCGAGCGGCGCCACCGTAAGCATCTTCTCCGGCAGTGGTTTCTTCTCCGCGGTGGTGGAGCGCATTTCTCGGCAGCGGCAGAGCTATTGCGAGGTGAGCCCGAAACCCTAGTCCCACTCCCCAGAATTTTGGGGgatctgtggcctcatgctgccctctgtttcttggcgatttagaatcgGGCTCCATTGGATCCGGGGGTTGTTTCTTCTCCGCGGCCCGGTGGTGGAGCGCCTATCCCTGCAGCGGCTATTGCGAGTGAGTATTTTCCAAACACTACTCCCATTCCACTGAATTTTGAATAaatctgtggcctcatgctgccccTGTTGCTTGATTGGATAGGAGATGGAGCGAGGGCTAGATGAGATGGAGCGAGGAGACGGGCTGCCCCGAGGAGACAGTGCTTCAAATCGGTAATgccaccctcttttcttggcgatttagaatcgaactcgatttggtagtgactgccgccgctgcctgccattgacaaaacaggggaggttcaggttctgccaccacattcgcaattatagtggaattttttccctgtaaagccaagctcagtgatggcagtgtccaagacattgatagagataccaccgtgaggttggatgtcgattttgcagatgttgatccccaggaattggagatcatgaaggagaaggccgtgggcaatttggtggagagaattggggagagtattgtttggggtccagaacaagaggtatctctgcaacgtttcgataactataatggtgaatatgtgagaattgaagatggagaatccatggttgctgaaattgatcagcaaggaggatgggcaagcaaacaagtaacattttatgcaGAGCTAATTGATCTGCAAACTCATTCCAGAGTTGGTTATGTGCCATCAAAGATGGCTGCACAGATGGAAGATGATGAGTGGGTTTCACAAAAGAAGATGTTGGCATTGTTGACTGAACCGACTATAGTAGCTGAAGATACTGGGATtgatgcagatggagaggagggaacCCATGGTGCTAGGAAGATTGTTGTTGACTGGAATGTAGTAGAGTTGAATGAAAAAACAGATTTGGTCATTACACCAATATCTGACATTGATATGGCCGAAATGTTTGGCATTCAAGTTGATGACAAAGATAAGGAGAAGGATGACAGTTCTTTGCCAGCTGAAGGTAACACAGGCCCTAGAAATGCAAATGAGGATGAAGAACACCTGATGAGAGAGGCTGCagatgatgtggatgatgcagatgataatgagctggtttgtttgtatgacaaagagaacccagttattgaggtgggaaagttgtggccaagcatgaaggagtttaggatgtctttcaggacctatgcagtgaaaaaagagtttgatgccaagactatgtggactgatcgaaagaaattttatgctcggtgcaaaggttatgatggtggtggcaatccttgcaaatggtacttgtctgccagactacaacctgatggaagtacagtaagggtaaatcaaataccacaccagcatacatgtatgaccacttcacagagagtttcaaagatgacatcacagctttgggttacagagaagattactcctattttagccaagactccaaacactactgcaaagaggcttaaagttgacttggagaagttgtaccccatccagctgcaatataccacagtgtggaaagcaaaacaaagggccatgaaatcattgtatggtgactgggcaaatacatttaggatgttgtatagttttaaagcagaggtggagaagaggtcacctgggagtgtggtggagatagatacagaggtaacagaggatggcaaggttttattcagcaagttttttatgtgtttgaagccttgcatagatggattcaaagcaggttgtcgtccatatttgagcatagactcatcttttttgactggaaagtggaatggtcagttggctgcatgcaatgctctagatggacacaactggatgttcccaattgcaataggaatgtttcaatcagagacagaggcatcatggatatggttcatgatgcaactgaaaagatgcatagggccagtttctcctttggccatccacacagatgcatgtaaagggttggaaaatgcagtaaaaagtgttttcccccatgctgagcagagggagtgctttggacatatgtggatgaatctgataaaaaaattcagaggagatgaatttgggcgcatgtggccagcagcaagatcctacaccagacagacacattcctatcaccttggtaagatattggcatcatgtagtaataatgaatttgcttcatggttgaacacccaccattctctgttgtggtatagatcaggttttaatactgccataaaatgtgatcatatcaataacaacttggcagaaagttttaacaacaaagtgaagcatttgaaagacttgcctgtgcatgacatggtggaccaaataaggatcatgatcatgcgtttgtgggagttgagaggaaaaattgctaatattttggaaggggacaagcttccagcagtggtacaacaggtggtcaacaggagtagaaatctttcacatctatctgttgagaaatcttccttgtggggtgctgaagttagagatacaaagagtggcaagaggcatgtggtaaatactgagttgcatgagtgcacttgccaagagtggcaacacactggaaaaccatgtgagcattccatactttttttggcatctaaacccaggttaaatatgcacccatatttgcatgagtattattcagtacaaaaattcaaagctgcatatgcaagtccaattcctgcactgactgaccaatctcagtggcctgaggtggaaatagaatttaccttgtgtccccctgtcactagaagaaaggctgggaggcctaaacagagcagattcaaagcttggtttgagaaaggtggttgtagtaagaaggggaaaaaggaaaaggaaaagaatgataagcccaaaagggctcaaaaaggtaacaaaaataggtgcaagttgtgtgaggtacttgggcacagaattggttcatccaagtgcatctacactcctcagaggccaaagtatgtttatgttactgtttttgcaagtttttgatTTTGCTACTTGTTCTAGTATCTAACCAAGTCAAATGCTTTATTTTTTAGGAGGAAGCGTGCAGAAAAAGCCCCACCGCTTGTTGTTGAACAATGCTGGCCAGTGAAAAAAGCAAGACTCAGTGGCTATAGAAGGAAGAGCACTAAgcagataatgtttggtgacaaagaTATGGAGCTAACTGAAACTGTTACTGCTGAACATGAGCTAAGTGTTTGTGTTTTGGACGATGTGATGCATACTGAATCTGTTTTGCAGACGCTAGGGCAATCTGAAACTGTTGCAGATGAAGCAACTGTTGTGCTGCCATTCGAATCTGCTTTGACAACTGTGTTGCCATGTTTGGAGGTTGTGCTGCCAAGTGTTGAGTTGCAAACTGAAGTAGTTgaacaatgtgtgccatctactcaatctgcagaagtgcaaactgaagaagtgaGACATGGTCAGGTGCAAAAGTTGAGGGGGCCTAGTGGAGTTTGCAAGGGGCCAAAAagcaagagcatcagcatcaacaaactatgcgccgtggaaccaaacggtggaaaaaagcagaagaaatcgagtggtagaaagaagcaaaagaaatagagtcgaaatcattcaaatttgatgtgaaaacttaagtttgttgtcatttgatgtgaaaacttatgttctttcatgtgataacttatgtgctatgatgttgatttgacttgaaataaaattcaaatttgaaccgatATTCAAATTTGAACCTATCTCCAATATTTTTTGAGTTCATTTGTTTGTTCTGTGATGTTGCATCGTTTTATGTACTACTATGCACTTTAGTTCATAAATCCAACCCTTTTTGTGAATTCCAACTCATAGTCACGGACAATGTTGTCCAAACAGGCTCCAAAGTAAGGGAAAACGGCCCCATTTCTAAGCAAGTTTTTTTCGACCTTCTCAAAATCACCCAAAAAAGATTTTCTTAGCTTATATTATACCTATATAGGATCAATACGAAGTCTCACCTTTTTTTGAATAAGTATTcatattatttaatttatttttgaaaaaacaccctttaatacaaagttagcaataaaacaagtttaaaaattttaaatgcaaaaataacttcagatcctccttagtcactctaaaatgaagctaaggtgatgtttttgatttttttgcattttcaaaaccTCAAACCCTCTTCTCACTCCTGTGAACTCCATGCAACCTCAGTCGAGATAGTCcaatttgtgaaggttttttcaagcaaagatcattagatcaagtttatcattttatatcataactatgtaacataaaaaggctatatgcgcaggtttttcattttttagattttttttgaattagttatacacatttgaatgttcggtcaaacctttcaaaaccccgttgactgcctccaaaccccatgtaaccctagcgccaaacgtccaccgtcgatctaaccctaacgCCAAACTGCGGCCGTCGGATAGGCCTTCTAGAAGGATTCCGTGGGGGCGATCCGTGGGCTCCAATCTGATTGGCCACCGTTTTTTCTCTCTGACGAACAGATAACGTTGAGCGGGGGATCATCTAAGTGACCGTTGGGCCGAGCGGATCGGGCCCGGCAGAGCCTGGCGTGCGTGCGCACGGCCGTCGAGAGGGGGATGGGCTGCATGCGagagggtcaatgacatgtgggccatccctGTCCCATGCATGCCATGCAACGTCGCAGCCTAGCTATTCTTTGCTCGTGAACACCTAGCCCGCCATTGCATGCACGCATCGACGCAGTAAAGCACGGCAGGGGCGCAGCGTATAGGTACGTCGCATCTAAGCTAttttaacaaatgcatgtttgaacGAGACGGACGCGTCGGTGGTGCAGATGTGGCGCAGCTCCTTTTTCAGTGTCACGCGCGGATGAACGGGCCTGTTTCCCACGCGGCGTCACCGCCGATGCAAGTGCACGAAACGATGCAACTCGCCTGGATGCTCTGGCCGCCGTTTTTTGAATTAATGCCCGCAATTACTTATGCCAGTGCGAACGGAGAAGAGAAAACGATCCAGAAGGCACCGTGTACACATTGACCACAGCTGCAACGCGGCTATAAAAGGGCACCATTTCCTCATCCTCTCAcactcatctctcaagcctcctccccttcttcttttcgagccaaatccaccactcgagccaccatgcagttcaacggccctacctaccgtcgccctcgcaccgtgccggagaggcagtacccggccggagtcgtcgtcgagaatagcctgagggtgtgggccatctctaggtggaggggccctagagagttggctcgcttcttcctccaagccggctaccgccacctccctccggGCACTCCGCCCATGTTCCACCTCCACGAGCAGTACGATGGCAACGCCAACGGCCTCGTCATCGGCCTccacgtcaccttcaccaacccctacgacgctcaccacctcctcggccaggtgttctggtgtggatgcgagtttatcgcgttcacgacctacaacatcttcaccaacttccaccacatcttccctcaccccaacggcatgcacagcctcccctaccagatgccggagaacgacgagtgaggggcccaaggaggaggggccaaggagtggcaaggaggaggggccaaggagttGTTCAAGTGCGAGTCTTCTATCTATCTAGTTTGTGTTTGTGTTGGTTCGGGTGTGTGTGCCCGTGTCTTCTATATATCTAGTTTTAATTATTTTACTTTCATGTTTTATGAACTATATGTAGTGGGGGGATGCCCCTCTATatgttctatctatctatgctactAGGGTACCCGATGCCCCTCTATCTATCTATATGTTTTTTCGGTCCTAAAGTTTCTCCATTGCATTTTATTTATGTGGCCATGTGTACTAAAAAATGCActaaaacatgatccaatcatagaaGTTGTTGTTAGCACGTGTCTAGTTAATTATCTTCCTTTTATGTTTTATGCACTATATGCAATAAAAATGGCGCTTCGTTGAAATAAACTAGAACCAAACAAATGCAACTTTTTTGGTTCACAAAGACTACAAGTTAGACTGCTAACTAGAACCAACCTTTTGTTTTAGCCGAAACAACACGGGACCCTACAATCGGACACGATAGCTTATGCATAAAAATAGCTCAAATAATTATCAGATGAGTTATCTAAAAAAAGGTGAAGGCAGGAAACTTAAAATTTGTAAAATAACCTAAAGCCGAAAAGATATATTGATGTCAATGACCGTGTGCACTTTTTTTTGCACTAGCTACACTTCTTTTATCAACGGGCCTGGGTATGTTCTATTCGGCCTGGGCCCTGCGTAACTTCTATATGGGCCTGGCCTTTTCGGGCAACTGTGGgacgattttttttctttttctccctctaccactgaaactgaaactgatgactaactgaagaactgaaaaaacaaaacagagtgaagaagacatgccgaattcgtacagcgcaacacttttattcaaatgtacatatcattacgattacaaatgatgcccaatctattcacttacgactaattatcatcacataaacaaatgcgagaccaattacacaaacataAAAAATGCGGCCATCAGCCCCATCAAATTGCCCTGCTTCTGCAATTCGATGAGTTTCTTCATCTGCTTGTTCAGCTTCTTCAGCTCTGCCGTCACTCCTGCATCCCCCACAGTAGCACCAATGGAAGGGCGGGCGCCCCCGATGGAATTGCCAGATCCAGGGGCCCCGGATCCAGATGCGCCCGATCCAAACTTGCCCAACTTCTCCGCCTCCAACGGTAAATCGAGCTCCCCTGATGCACCCTCCAGTTGAATCCGCTCTATGTACTCATCTAGCCACTCAAAATGGGTGCATTGCTTCAATTTCTGAAATCGGaaagatgaaccctaaatcccaaatccGATGGGGAAAAATGGGcaaatatgaaattgggagataaaaaccaaaattggcatattgagaagtaaaatctcacctttccctgctctggtttgctctcgcatttcacgaattCCCGCCCAAGGTTGCCATTCTTGTCGGTCGTTGTGACTAGCCGCTTCAGGGGTGCGATACGTTGGCATGCAGGGCATCTTGTCATGGGCACTGCGCCATAGCGCGGCCATGAGCGGCGGGAGGCTGAAGCGGAGCTCGACATTGCTAGGTCGCGGCCCGGAACGGCGTTGCTGCGCGTCGTCGCCGGAGAAAAAGAACAACAACggtcggggagggggaggggggaggatgggctcgggtgctgcacggctcggggcacggctcggtgtcctcttgtaccaatgctgacctggataagttagtgggtcccacgctgtgggtcccgctcacctgaccaatgctgagttggataagttagtgggtcccatgctgtgggtcccgctcacctgattCGAGTTTTAAAAATGTGTCTTTGGATTAGGCAGCAGTGTCGCACGGGAGCTATTTTTTCCAACGAAGATGTCGCATGAGAGTGATTACAACCAACTACGTCGCATGAGAGACAATTCAcaccaacgacgtcgcatgggagctattcacCCAAACATTGCAGGCACTGATAAGAAAAGA is a window encoding:
- the LOC123041000 gene encoding uncharacterized protein, with the protein product MSSSASASRRSWPRYGAVPMTRCPACQRIAPLKRLVTTTDKNGNLGREFVKCESKPEQGKKLKQCTHFEWLDEYIERIQLEGASGELDLPLEAEKLGKFGSGASGSGAPGSGNSIGGARPSIGATVGDAGVTAELKKLNKQMKKLIELQKQGNLMGLMAAFFMFV